From one bacterium genomic stretch:
- a CDS encoding peroxiredoxin family protein, which translates to MLRRWALLALMFAAIVFCTGFSCSGSGSNGDDDDDALPDDDDDDVDVDDDVNDDDATSDDDDSVSSGDDDASGDDDEVDDDVNDDDAVDDDLADDDDTDDDDAADDDDTADDDDAADDDDDLPPFGYQVGERMPDFTLVDQEGADWTLSDQSGSVVLLDCSATWCPPCKTETPKLQELSETYAAQPVVIAQLITENNRGLPPTDANIDDWVETYGLTIPVLKDPQWGVCGPVGNGYIPFYWIMDADGVIRSSGNYLSTFTYWIDLLLAE; encoded by the coding sequence ATGTTGCGTCGATGGGCTTTGCTCGCGTTGATGTTTGCGGCGATCGTCTTTTGCACCGGATTCTCCTGCTCCGGCAGCGGATCAAACGGCGACGATGACGATGACGCGCTGCCCGACGACGATGACGACGACGTCGATGTCGACGATGACGTCAACGACGACGACGCGACCAGCGACGATGACGACTCCGTTTCCAGCGGAGACGACGATGCGTCCGGCGACGATGACGAGGTTGATGACGACGTCAACGATGACGACGCGGTGGACGATGACCTCGCGGATGATGACGACACGGACGATGATGATGCCGCGGACGACGATGATACCGCGGACGATGATGATGCCGCGGACGATGATGACGACCTTCCGCCTTTCGGATACCAGGTCGGCGAACGCATGCCAGACTTCACGCTTGTCGATCAGGAGGGCGCCGATTGGACGCTTTCCGATCAGTCCGGCAGCGTCGTTCTTCTGGACTGCTCCGCAACATGGTGCCCACCCTGCAAGACGGAGACACCCAAGCTCCAGGAACTATCCGAAACCTACGCCGCGCAGCCCGTCGTCATCGCGCAGCTCATCACCGAGAACAATCGCGGTCTTCCTCCGACGGATGCGAACATCGACGACTGGGTCGAAACGTACGGCCTGACGATACCGGTTTTGAAGGATCCTCAGTGGGGCGTTTGCGGGCCGGTCGGCAACGGATACATCCCGTTCTACTGGATCATGGACGCGGATGGGGTGATCCGTTCAAGCGGAAACTACCTGAGTACGTTTACCTACTGGATCGATCTGCTGCTCGCGGAGTGA
- a CDS encoding TlpA family protein disulfide reductase, which yields MRENPLTLRLVLIAMLALAVVFGADCSCGESAPDRDPDGPTDNEPDAPIPVAGDDDSESDGDENGDGQNDGDEQSSDDDSAADSGDVWNNEDFENSGSPDDYEVGDKNPDFTLPDRYGDPWNLYDHLGDVVVLNCSTFWCYYCKTEMETLQALADANNGRPVVVAQIIDEGSDGEPVGHHEFDNWVDFFQPTFAVLADPKSSVCGPAGNGSVPFYWLLDQSGIVQTRTNGLVTFQSRIDELLAK from the coding sequence ATGCGCGAAAATCCGTTGACGCTCCGGCTGGTTCTGATCGCGATGCTCGCCCTGGCGGTCGTGTTTGGCGCGGATTGTTCATGCGGGGAGAGCGCTCCCGATCGCGATCCCGACGGGCCGACCGATAACGAACCGGATGCGCCGATACCCGTTGCCGGCGACGATGACAGTGAAAGCGACGGCGACGAAAACGGCGACGGCCAGAATGATGGCGACGAACAATCCAGCGACGACGATTCCGCCGCGGACTCTGGCGACGTCTGGAACAACGAAGATTTCGAAAACAGCGGAAGTCCCGATGACTACGAGGTCGGCGACAAGAATCCGGACTTTACGCTGCCGGATCGGTACGGCGACCCTTGGAACCTTTACGACCATCTCGGCGACGTGGTCGTTCTCAACTGTTCGACGTTCTGGTGCTACTACTGCAAGACGGAGATGGAGACGCTGCAGGCCTTGGCCGACGCCAACAACGGCCGCCCGGTCGTTGTCGCCCAGATCATCGATGAAGGCAGCGACGGCGAACCGGTCGGACATCACGAATTCGATAACTGGGTTGATTTTTTTCAACCGACGTTTGCGGTCCTTGCGGATCCCAAGTCATCGGTCTGCGGCCCCGCGGGGAATGGAAGCGTGCCGTTTTACTGGCTCCTGGATCAGTCCGGCATCGTTCAGACGCGCACGAACGGCCTGGTGACTTTTCAGTCCCGGATCGACGAACTGCTCGCGAAATAA
- a CDS encoding DUF92 domain-containing protein: MYDFATLPGYWLHALVINAAIGFASFYAKLVDKTGLWSGIVVGTLVYVGFGYEGFVVLFAFFLAGSLASKFKMKTKERMGVAQKKGGRRGLSHVVANTGVPALCAVASILAEPASRPMLFVAFAAALATALGDTISTELGQLYGKRAFLLITLERVKPGTEGAVSAEGTALGFSASIAIALLALPFHPFYEPFGWRAVIVVSLAAMMANFIESIVGGLYHQFGKTSPETMMNFGNTAVGAILAAAWFR; encoded by the coding sequence ATGTACGATTTCGCCACACTGCCGGGTTACTGGCTGCACGCGCTTGTCATCAACGCCGCGATCGGCTTCGCGTCATTTTACGCCAAGCTCGTGGACAAGACGGGTTTATGGTCGGGCATCGTCGTCGGCACGCTCGTGTACGTTGGATTCGGTTACGAGGGCTTTGTCGTCCTGTTCGCGTTCTTTCTGGCCGGGTCGCTGGCGAGCAAGTTCAAGATGAAGACCAAGGAACGCATGGGCGTGGCGCAAAAGAAGGGCGGCCGGCGCGGCCTGTCGCACGTCGTGGCCAACACCGGTGTGCCCGCGTTATGCGCCGTGGCGTCGATCCTCGCCGAACCGGCCAGCCGTCCGATGCTTTTTGTCGCGTTCGCGGCCGCGCTCGCGACGGCGCTTGGCGACACGATCAGCACGGAATTGGGGCAGCTTTACGGCAAGCGCGCGTTCTTGCTCATCACGCTGGAACGCGTGAAGCCGGGGACCGAGGGCGCGGTGAGCGCGGAGGGGACGGCGCTCGGTTTTTCCGCGTCCATCGCGATCGCCCTTCTGGCCCTGCCGTTTCACCCGTTTTACGAGCCGTTCGGCTGGCGCGCCGTGATCGTCGTGTCGCTGGCCGCGATGATGGCCAATTTCATCGAGTCGATCGTCGGAGGGCTCTATCACCAGTTCGGAAAGACGAGCCCGGAAACGATGATGAACTTCGGTAACACCGCCGTCGGCGCCATCCTTGCGGCGGCCTGGTTCCGCTAA
- a CDS encoding formylglycine-generating enzyme family protein: MFGAIGVAFVLAAGSWFVHAMRASWSPEDFDLPEGEVTPPPPLPNDPRCPEGMVWVPGGPMPYVTYGERWGGGRHTTTVSVDPFCVDAFEASQPGASDMTMGDYDPNKDDVPPAQSVVGVRPWINVSYETARAACEKAGKRLPAPAEWQMAFSGASGDDWPWGDKVKPNDCHAGKPYGTYPTGGCGFVVCNGDGACSSGPIYDMVGGVSEIVDGKWDAECYPDEILVMGGAAHYAFIDLPVQTEDPEKPGCWRWASYGLSRPAMHHHSFKDDWVYDDDGFRCAKDPEFTAKTQSTREDAKGK; this comes from the coding sequence TTGTTCGGCGCGATCGGCGTTGCGTTCGTGCTTGCCGCGGGGTCGTGGTTCGTGCACGCGATGCGCGCGTCGTGGTCGCCGGAAGATTTCGACCTGCCCGAGGGCGAGGTCACGCCGCCGCCGCCATTACCGAACGATCCGCGTTGCCCCGAAGGCATGGTGTGGGTGCCGGGCGGGCCGATGCCGTACGTCACCTACGGCGAGCGTTGGGGCGGCGGCCGGCATACGACGACGGTGAGCGTCGATCCGTTTTGCGTCGACGCCTTCGAGGCCTCGCAGCCGGGCGCGAGCGACATGACGATGGGGGACTACGATCCGAACAAGGACGACGTGCCGCCGGCGCAATCGGTCGTGGGCGTGCGTCCGTGGATCAACGTGTCGTATGAGACGGCGCGGGCCGCGTGCGAGAAGGCGGGCAAGCGCCTGCCGGCGCCGGCCGAATGGCAGATGGCGTTCTCCGGCGCGTCGGGCGACGACTGGCCTTGGGGCGATAAGGTGAAACCGAACGACTGCCACGCGGGAAAGCCCTACGGCACGTACCCCACCGGCGGCTGCGGTTTCGTCGTGTGCAACGGCGACGGCGCATGCTCGAGCGGGCCGATCTACGACATGGTCGGCGGCGTGTCGGAGATCGTCGACGGCAAGTGGGACGCGGAGTGCTACCCCGACGAGATCCTCGTCATGGGCGGCGCCGCGCATTACGCTTTCATCGACCTGCCGGTGCAGACGGAAGACCCCGAAAAGCCCGGCTGCTGGCGATGGGCGTCCTACGGCTTGTCGCGTCCCGCGATGCATCACCACAGCTTCAAGGACGACTGGGTGTACGACGACGACGGATTTCGATGTGCGAAAGACCCGGAATTTACCGCAAAGACGCAAAGCACGCGCGAAGACGCCAAGGGAAAGTGA